In Camelina sativa cultivar DH55 chromosome 17, Cs, whole genome shotgun sequence, the genomic stretch AACATCAGTCGCAAGCAAAATCGGTACTTTCCCAGACTTGAATCTACTTAATGCAGATAGTCGAACAGACTGAGAATTCAGAGAATGCATAGCTGCATTTTCCACTTCAAGCTCTTCAAGCATAAGACTCAACCTTTGACATGTtctaaaacaccaaaacaaagtcTAATCAGTAACTGCAAAATGGAATATAACCCGCAGGATAAACGACTTTTTCTATAAAGATAGGTATATGAGACCTGCAAGTGGAGACAAAAATCATAGCTGATCGAATGCCTTTGTCTTCCATTTGAGACAGGATGTGCACAAGATACAGTTCTTTAGCATCTTTGTCTTCGTAAATGTACTGCTGCGTAAGAGTGTCAACAGTCTTCAACCCTTCATAGGCTTCATAGAAATAAGCTTTGTTTGAAGAATGTTCGAGCAATGTCTGTAAGTTACTAGTCATCGTAGCAGAGAACAACAACGTTTGTCTAGTTTTCGGAAGACACTGAAAGATCACACGCAACTCGTCTTGGAAACAAACATCAAGAACTCTATCCGCCTCGTCCAGCACTAAGAACTaatcaaacacaacaacacTAAGTAAAGCTATGAAtcatcaactaaaaaaaaagcaagctaCGTACTTTGATAGCTCagaagttgtgtttttttttaccttggtTCTAGAGAAAACAGGAGGAACATCAGGATTGTTTTCAAGCAAAACCTTAATTCTCCCAGGAGTAGTAATAACGATATGAGGTCGTGAAACCAAGCTCCTCGTTTGTGTCAACATATCCATACCTCCCACAATCACAGAGCAACGCAAATTCAAACAAGAACCTAAAGCCTTGAACTGCTCAGCGAGCTGAAACGCAAGCTCTCTAGTCGGCGTCACCACAAGAGCGTAGACTCCATAAGGATCTTCAGCGAAACGGTGAAGTATCGGAAGAGCAAACGCCGCCGTTTTACCACTACCGGTCTGAGCAAGACCTAAGACGTCCCGTCCTGCCAATATCTTGGGAACGCAGTGAGTCTGAACTGGAGTTGGTTTACGCATGCCAAGCTCCTTGCACGTTTCCACAGCCCACTCAGCTAATCCTAGCCCTTCGAAGTTAGCGGCGGATGTGATGTTGGAACCAGGGTTTGGATTTGTGAATTTCTCAAACTGAGGAGCGTTCTGGTCGGAATCAAGTTTCTGAGACTGGATTGGTTCTACGGGTTTAGGGGTTTTACGGGATTTAGCCATGATGGTGATACCACCTCCATCTTCCGACGTTGGTTCCTCCATTCTCTTTGGATCAGAAGAATAAAATTGATTCCAAGTTGTCGCCGGAAATATGTTTAGCCGCCGTTCTCAGATTGTCCTCGACATCTATATACACGCGTTTAACTAGGGGAGTTCAAATCCGGTTTACCCGAACCTAATTATAAAAGCGCAACCCGAAAGAACCGACAATTTTAATTTCGCGGTTTATTGAGCTAATGTTTGAAGTTTATGCCAATTTgaagattacttttttttac encodes the following:
- the LOC104755943 gene encoding DEAD-box ATP-dependent RNA helicase 36-like, with product MEEPTSEDGGGITIMAKSRKTPKPVEPIQSQKLDSDQNAPQFEKFTNPNPGSNITSAANFEGLGLAEWAVETCKELGMRKPTPVQTHCVPKILAGRDVLGLAQTGSGKTAAFALPILHRFAEDPYGVYALVVTPTRELAFQLAEQFKALGSCLNLRCSVIVGGMDMLTQTRSLVSRPHIVITTPGRIKVLLENNPDVPPVFSRTKFLVLDEADRVLDVCFQDELRVIFQCLPKTRQTLLFSATMTSNLQTLLEHSSNKAYFYEAYEGLKTVDTLTQQYIYEDKDAKELYLVHILSQMEDKGIRSAMIFVSTCRTCQRLSLMLEELEVENAAMHSLNSQSVRLSALSRFKSGKVPILLATDVASRGLDIPTVDLVINYDIPRYPRDYVHRVGRTARAGRGGLAISFITQTDVKLLHGIEEEVGKKMEEYSYKKITDSLEVTKVSKAKRVAMMKMLDDGFEDKVKDRRKLKRKTLTDKGLYKKRSKRPKSTEN